The Micromonospora sp. NBC_01740 genome includes a window with the following:
- a CDS encoding acyltransferase domain-containing protein → MLAVLSPGQGSQKPGFLTPWLDLTGAEARLRWWSALAGVDLVHLGTAADADEIRDTARTQPLLVAAALLAAEHLPMYDVTLTVGHSVGELGAAALAGVLPAEAAITLAGVRGREMAAACALEPTGMAAVLGGDPDEVLASIVAHGLHPANRNGAGQFVAAGSVEGLEKLAAEPPAKARVIRLKVAGAFHTPYMAPAETALAAVAAGITPSDPARILLSNLDGAAVNHGRDMVQRLVRQVTAPVRWDLCMRTLADLGVTGVIELPPAGTLAGLVKRELKGAGAPEVVTLNTPDDLPAARDLIARHGMAPGHEPTMHFRVVVAPSAGTFEPARELTEGDTLRAGQVVGHVATRQGPVEVTAHGSGVLTEWLAHHDDPVAPGQPLVRIGGHV, encoded by the coding sequence GTGCTCGCCGTACTCTCGCCCGGCCAGGGTTCCCAGAAACCCGGCTTCCTGACTCCCTGGCTGGACCTCACCGGCGCCGAAGCACGTCTGCGCTGGTGGTCGGCGCTGGCCGGGGTCGACCTGGTGCACCTCGGCACCGCCGCCGACGCGGACGAGATCAGGGACACCGCGCGGACCCAGCCGCTGCTGGTCGCCGCCGCGCTGCTGGCCGCCGAGCACCTGCCGATGTACGACGTCACGCTCACCGTCGGCCACAGCGTCGGCGAGCTGGGCGCGGCGGCGCTCGCCGGGGTGCTCCCGGCGGAGGCGGCGATCACCCTGGCCGGCGTACGCGGGCGGGAGATGGCCGCGGCCTGCGCCCTGGAGCCGACCGGGATGGCCGCCGTGCTGGGCGGGGACCCCGACGAGGTGCTCGCCTCGATCGTCGCGCACGGGCTGCACCCGGCCAACCGCAACGGCGCCGGCCAGTTCGTCGCCGCCGGCTCCGTCGAGGGGCTGGAGAAGCTCGCCGCCGAGCCGCCGGCCAAGGCCCGGGTGATCCGCCTGAAGGTGGCCGGCGCCTTCCACACGCCGTACATGGCCCCCGCCGAGACGGCGCTGGCCGCCGTGGCCGCCGGGATCACCCCGAGCGACCCGGCCCGGATCCTGCTGTCGAATCTCGACGGGGCCGCGGTCAACCACGGGCGCGACATGGTGCAGCGCCTGGTCCGCCAGGTCACCGCGCCGGTGCGCTGGGACCTCTGCATGCGCACCCTGGCCGACCTCGGGGTGACCGGCGTGATCGAGCTGCCCCCGGCCGGCACCCTCGCAGGCCTGGTCAAGCGGGAGCTGAAGGGGGCCGGGGCCCCCGAGGTGGTCACCCTGAACACCCCGGACGACCTGCCCGCCGCCCGGGACCTGATCGCCCGGCACGGCATGGCGCCGGGCCACGAGCCGACCATGCACTTCCGCGTGGTGGTGGCCCCGTCGGCCGGCACCTTCGAGCCGGCACGGGAGCTCACCGAGGGCGACACGCTCCGCGCCGGCCAGGTCGTCGGCCACGTGGCCACCCGGCAGGGCCCGGTCGAGGTGACCGCCCACGGCAGCGGTGTGCTCACCGAGTGGCTCGCCCACCACGACGACCCGGTCGCGCCGGGCCAACCGCTCGTCCGCATCGGAGGTCACGTGTGA
- a CDS encoding copper resistance CopC family protein — MGGRFPRVALTWPVVVGVAIGVSLVLPAAPAAAHNSLTGSDPRNGARVAEAPSRIELRFLAKADPNTTKITVTGPDNVAALGGAPAFSGSRVSVPFKPGRAGLYIVGYQLASSDGHPVSGEVRFTLTTGTPAESPTGAGTAGPSAPASAVPPPSGAAPTSAAPGPTGAGTPGSAVPAAKESDDAAGRGWLWALGGVLLLAALAAGLLLRRRSARR, encoded by the coding sequence ATGGGGGGCAGGTTCCCACGTGTGGCGCTCACCTGGCCAGTGGTGGTCGGCGTGGCGATCGGTGTGTCGTTGGTGTTGCCGGCCGCGCCGGCGGCCGCCCACAACTCGCTGACCGGCAGCGATCCGCGCAACGGCGCGCGGGTGGCCGAGGCGCCGTCCCGGATCGAGCTGCGTTTCCTGGCGAAGGCGGACCCGAATACGACGAAGATCACAGTGACCGGTCCGGACAACGTGGCCGCGCTCGGCGGCGCGCCGGCCTTCTCCGGCTCGCGGGTGAGCGTCCCGTTCAAGCCCGGCCGGGCGGGGCTCTACATCGTCGGCTATCAGTTGGCGTCCAGCGACGGGCACCCGGTCTCCGGCGAGGTGCGGTTCACCCTGACCACCGGCACCCCCGCCGAGTCGCCGACCGGCGCGGGCACCGCCGGCCCGAGCGCCCCGGCGTCGGCCGTACCGCCTCCGTCCGGCGCCGCGCCGACCTCGGCCGCGCCCGGTCCGACGGGCGCGGGCACGCCGGGGTCCGCGGTGCCCGCGGCGAAGGAGAGCGACGACGCGGCCGGGCGCGGCTGGCTGTGGGCGCTCGGCGGCGTGCTTCTCCTCGCCGCCCTCGCCGCCGGCCTGCTGCTGCGTCGCCGCTCCGCCCGCCGCTGA
- a CDS encoding NADP-dependent oxidoreductase has product MKAIAIDTYGPADLLTVRDLPDPPVGPDTVLVRVRAAGVNPVDWKVREGHLAGAIPGHFPLVPGWDAAGVIEAVGPAVTGFAVGDEVVGYVRRDHVQYGTYAELVPAPERTLAAKPVRASWAEAGGLPLAGLTAYQALQSARTGAGDTVLVHGASGGVGHLAVQIARAFGADRVIGTAGAANHDFVRSLGAEPVAYGDGLADRVRAVAPDGVDVVLDLFGGDALDVSAELITRPARLISTADPEHVTRLGGSYLFVKPSTVDLGMLAGLVDAGRLTVHVERTFPLAQAADAQRLVEAGHVRGKVVLEV; this is encoded by the coding sequence GTGAAGGCGATCGCGATCGACACGTACGGCCCGGCCGACCTGCTGACCGTCCGGGACCTGCCCGACCCGCCGGTCGGCCCGGACACGGTGCTCGTACGGGTGCGGGCGGCCGGGGTGAACCCGGTCGACTGGAAGGTGCGCGAGGGGCACCTGGCCGGTGCGATCCCGGGTCACTTCCCGCTCGTTCCCGGCTGGGACGCGGCCGGGGTGATCGAGGCGGTCGGGCCGGCGGTGACCGGGTTCGCCGTCGGCGACGAGGTCGTCGGCTACGTCCGACGCGACCACGTCCAGTACGGCACGTACGCCGAACTCGTCCCGGCGCCCGAGCGGACGTTGGCAGCCAAGCCGGTGCGGGCGTCCTGGGCCGAGGCGGGCGGCCTGCCCCTGGCGGGACTCACGGCGTACCAGGCGCTCCAGTCGGCCCGCACCGGCGCCGGCGACACGGTGCTGGTGCACGGGGCGTCCGGCGGGGTGGGCCACCTGGCGGTGCAGATCGCCCGCGCGTTCGGCGCCGACCGCGTGATCGGCACGGCCGGCGCGGCCAACCACGACTTCGTCCGGTCGCTGGGCGCCGAGCCGGTCGCGTACGGCGACGGGCTGGCCGACCGGGTCCGGGCGGTCGCGCCCGACGGGGTGGACGTGGTGCTCGACCTGTTCGGCGGCGACGCGCTCGACGTGTCGGCCGAGCTGATCACCCGTCCCGCGCGGCTCATCTCGACGGCCGACCCGGAGCACGTCACCCGGCTGGGCGGCAGCTATCTGTTCGTCAAGCCGTCGACCGTGGACCTGGGCATGCTCGCCGGGCTGGTGGACGCCGGCCGGCTGACCGTCCACGTCGAACGGACGTTCCCGCTGGCCCAGGCGGCGGACGCGCAGCGCCTGGTGGAGGCGGGGCACGTCCGCGGCAAGGTGGTCCTGGAGGTCTGA
- a CDS encoding MFS transporter — protein sequence MTTVDPTPASLPAALAEPTAPVRRGWIALIFAANLGVWMAFFTPIQVLLPQQLEQIAPADKETALAVVTGLGALAAVLANPLAGALSDRTCLRLAGREFGRRHVWTAGGALLGAAALVLLAQQRTVAGVALGWVAAQVCFNAMLASLTAAVPDRVPVAQRGGVSGWVGIPQALGLVLGVVLVTAVVSGTAAGYLAMAAAVLLLALPFALLTADDPLPRAHRPALRWRALLASMWISPRRHPDFGWAWITRFLVQLGNALGTLYLLYFLTDEVRHPDPEGGLLVLILLYTAGLAATAVVAGRLSDRSGKRKVFVITAGGIIAVAALLLAVAPVWPVAVAAALLLGAGYGVYLSVDAALITQVLPAATDRAKDLGVINIANSAPQVLGPALSAPLVVHLGGYPVLYAVTAAVTVLGSVLVLKIRSVP from the coding sequence GTGACCACCGTCGACCCGACGCCCGCGTCGCTGCCGGCGGCGCTCGCCGAGCCGACCGCGCCGGTGCGGCGGGGCTGGATCGCGCTGATCTTCGCGGCCAACCTCGGGGTCTGGATGGCGTTCTTCACGCCGATCCAGGTGCTGCTGCCGCAGCAGCTGGAACAGATCGCCCCGGCCGACAAGGAGACGGCGCTGGCCGTGGTCACCGGCCTCGGCGCGCTCGCCGCCGTGCTCGCCAACCCCCTCGCCGGGGCGCTGTCGGACCGCACCTGCCTGCGGCTGGCCGGGCGGGAGTTCGGCCGGCGGCACGTCTGGACCGCCGGCGGCGCGCTGCTCGGCGCGGCGGCCCTGGTGCTGCTGGCGCAGCAACGCACCGTCGCCGGGGTCGCGCTCGGCTGGGTGGCCGCCCAGGTCTGCTTCAACGCGATGCTGGCCAGCCTGACCGCCGCCGTGCCGGACCGGGTGCCGGTCGCCCAGCGGGGCGGCGTCTCCGGCTGGGTCGGCATCCCCCAGGCGCTGGGGTTGGTGCTCGGGGTGGTGCTGGTCACCGCCGTGGTGAGCGGCACCGCCGCCGGCTACCTGGCGATGGCCGCGGCGGTGCTGCTGCTGGCCCTGCCGTTCGCGCTGCTCACCGCCGACGACCCGCTGCCCCGGGCGCACCGGCCGGCGCTGCGGTGGCGCGCCCTGCTCGCGTCGATGTGGATCTCGCCGCGCCGCCACCCCGACTTCGGCTGGGCCTGGATCACCCGTTTCCTGGTGCAGCTCGGCAACGCGCTCGGCACGCTCTACCTGCTCTACTTCCTCACCGACGAGGTGCGCCACCCCGACCCCGAGGGCGGCCTGCTGGTGCTGATCCTGCTCTACACGGCCGGCCTGGCGGCCACCGCCGTGGTGGCCGGGCGGCTGTCGGACCGCTCCGGCAAGCGGAAGGTCTTCGTCATCACCGCCGGCGGCATCATCGCGGTCGCCGCGCTGCTGCTGGCCGTCGCGCCGGTCTGGCCGGTGGCCGTGGCCGCCGCGCTGCTGCTCGGCGCCGGCTACGGCGTCTACCTGTCGGTGGACGCCGCGCTCATCACCCAGGTGCTGCCCGCCGCGACCGACCGGGCCAAGGACCTGGGCGTCATCAACATCGCCAACTCCGCCCCGCAGGTGCTCGGCCCGGCGCTCTCCGCCCCGCTCGTGGTGCACCTCGGCGGCTACCCGGTGCTCTACGCGGTCACCGCGGCGGTCACCGTGCTGGGCAGCGTCCTGGTGCTGAAGATCCGCTCGGTGCCCTGA
- a CDS encoding acyl carrier protein, with product MTRDEITAGLAEILEEVAGVNPDDVAEGKSFTDDLDVDSLSMVEVVVAAEEKFGVKIPDNEVQNLKTVGDAVSYIEAQS from the coding sequence ATGACCCGTGACGAGATCACCGCCGGCCTCGCCGAGATCCTCGAAGAGGTTGCCGGGGTGAACCCGGACGACGTGGCCGAGGGGAAGTCCTTCACCGACGACCTGGACGTCGACTCGCTCTCCATGGTGGAGGTCGTGGTGGCGGCCGAGGAGAAGTTCGGCGTCAAGATCCCGGACAACGAGGTGCAGAACCTGAAGACCGTCGGGGACGCCGTCAGCTACATCGAGGCGCAGTCCTGA
- a CDS encoding beta-ketoacyl-ACP synthase III, translated as MTGSRIVAMGHYQPSRVVTNDDIAQLVETSDEWIRDRVGIVTRRIADGETVADMAAAAAGKALANSGLTAADIDLVVVATCSSADRSPNVACRVAAKLGITAPGAFDLNTACSGFAYALGTVDHAIRAGASRNALVIGAEKLSDIVDWTDRSTCIIFADGAGAAVVSAVGEGEPAGVGPVVWGSVPEKGDAVRIEGWRPSIQQEGQSVFRWATTELAPLARQACERAGVDPSELAAFVPHQANARIIDGIAKRLGIPNAIIAKDIVESGNTSAASVPLALSKLVERREVPSGAPVLLFGFGGGLTYAGQVVRCP; from the coding sequence ATGACCGGCAGTCGGATCGTCGCGATGGGGCACTACCAGCCCTCCCGCGTGGTCACCAACGACGACATCGCCCAACTGGTCGAGACCAGCGACGAGTGGATCCGGGACCGGGTCGGCATCGTCACCCGGCGGATCGCCGACGGTGAGACGGTCGCCGACATGGCCGCCGCCGCCGCCGGCAAGGCACTGGCCAACTCCGGGCTCACCGCCGCCGACATCGACCTGGTCGTGGTGGCGACGTGCAGCTCCGCCGATCGCAGCCCGAACGTGGCCTGCCGGGTCGCCGCCAAGCTCGGCATCACCGCGCCCGGGGCGTTCGACCTCAACACGGCCTGCTCCGGCTTCGCGTACGCGCTGGGCACCGTGGACCACGCCATCCGGGCCGGCGCCTCGCGCAACGCCCTGGTCATCGGCGCGGAGAAGCTGTCCGACATCGTCGACTGGACGGACCGCTCCACCTGCATCATCTTCGCCGACGGCGCCGGGGCCGCCGTGGTGTCGGCCGTCGGCGAGGGCGAGCCCGCCGGCGTCGGCCCGGTGGTCTGGGGCTCGGTGCCGGAAAAGGGCGACGCGGTACGCATCGAGGGCTGGCGCCCGTCCATCCAGCAGGAGGGGCAGTCGGTCTTCCGCTGGGCCACGACGGAGCTGGCGCCGCTGGCCCGGCAGGCGTGCGAGCGCGCCGGGGTGGACCCGTCGGAGCTGGCGGCCTTCGTGCCGCACCAGGCCAACGCCCGGATCATCGACGGCATCGCGAAGCGGCTCGGCATCCCGAACGCGATCATCGCCAAGGACATCGTCGAGTCCGGCAACACCTCGGCGGCGAGCGTGCCGCTGGCCCTGTCCAAGCTGGTCGAGCGGCGGGAGGTGCCCTCCGGCGCCCCGGTGCTGCTCTTCGGCTTCGGCGGTGGCCTGACCTATGCCGGTCAGGTCGTCCGCTGCCCCTGA
- a CDS encoding PucR family transcriptional regulator — MSEPGGTELSATLRRIERAAGALASASVARMDETLPWFRDLPPDHRSWVMLVAQAGARSLVQWLRDGGGTADSTQEVSDEVFATAPQALARSISLQQTVALVKVMIDVVEEQVSHLAAKGEEQQLREAVLRFSREIAFAAARVYARAAESRGSWDARLQALLVDALLRGDSPDVLASRAAALGWADAPPVAVAVGRSPGGEVSAVLHTVHRQARRIGTEVIGGVHGDRLVIVLGGAADPVAATGKLLGAFGDGPVVVGPAVPSLDEATESARAALAGFRAAPAWPTAPRPVPADDLLPERALAGDAEARRRLRHDVYAALVRAGGELLETLDAFFAAGGTLESAARSLFVHPNTVRYRLRRISDVTGFSPLAARDAFALQVALTVGRLDPVVPVVPTQTMTPNASKTPHTGDDRRRFL, encoded by the coding sequence GTGAGCGAGCCGGGCGGGACGGAACTGTCGGCCACGCTGCGCCGGATCGAGCGGGCGGCGGGGGCGCTGGCCAGCGCCAGCGTGGCCCGGATGGACGAGACGCTGCCCTGGTTCCGCGACCTGCCGCCCGACCACCGCTCGTGGGTGATGCTGGTGGCCCAGGCCGGCGCCCGGTCGCTGGTGCAGTGGCTGCGCGACGGCGGCGGCACGGCGGACAGCACCCAGGAGGTCTCGGACGAGGTCTTCGCCACCGCGCCGCAGGCGCTCGCCCGCTCGATCAGCCTCCAGCAGACCGTCGCGCTGGTGAAGGTGATGATCGACGTCGTCGAGGAGCAGGTCTCGCACCTGGCGGCGAAGGGCGAGGAACAGCAGTTGCGCGAGGCGGTGCTGCGGTTCTCCCGGGAGATCGCCTTCGCCGCCGCCCGGGTGTACGCCCGGGCCGCCGAGTCGCGCGGCTCCTGGGACGCCCGGTTGCAGGCGTTGCTGGTGGACGCGCTGCTGCGGGGCGACTCGCCGGACGTGCTGGCGAGCCGGGCGGCGGCGCTCGGCTGGGCGGACGCCCCGCCGGTGGCGGTGGCGGTCGGCCGCTCCCCCGGCGGGGAGGTCTCCGCCGTGCTGCACACCGTCCACCGGCAGGCCCGGCGCATCGGCACGGAGGTGATCGGCGGGGTGCACGGCGATCGGCTGGTCATCGTGCTGGGCGGCGCCGCCGACCCGGTCGCGGCCACCGGCAAGCTGCTCGGCGCCTTCGGGGACGGGCCGGTGGTGGTCGGTCCGGCCGTGCCGAGCCTGGACGAGGCGACCGAGTCGGCGCGCGCCGCGCTGGCCGGCTTCCGGGCCGCACCGGCCTGGCCGACCGCGCCCCGGCCGGTGCCGGCGGACGACCTGCTGCCGGAGCGGGCGCTGGCCGGGGACGCGGAGGCGCGCCGGCGGCTGCGGCACGACGTCTACGCCGCGCTGGTGCGGGCCGGCGGGGAACTGCTGGAGACCCTCGACGCCTTCTTCGCGGCCGGCGGCACGCTGGAGAGCGCCGCGCGCTCCCTCTTCGTGCACCCGAACACCGTGCGCTACCGGCTGCGGCGGATCTCGGACGTCACCGGCTTCTCGCCGCTCGCCGCGCGGGACGCCTTCGCGCTCCAGGTGGCCCTCACCGTCGGTCGGCTCGACCCGGTGGTCCCGGTGGTACCAACTCAGACAATGACCCCGAACGCCAGCAAAACTCCACACACAGGTGATGATCGCCGCCGATTTTTGTAG
- a CDS encoding response regulator transcription factor — protein MAEVIRVLLADDQPAVRAGLALILAGAAGVEVVGEAEDGAEAVRLCRELRPDVAVLDVRMPRLDGISATREIAADRLADVLVLTTFDVDEYVFGALRAGAAGFVLKDIDAAGLVAAVRTVARGEGFIAPAVTRRLITEFAATAPTTSAAARQAVDALTPRERDVLACLGLGLSNQQVADRLAMAESTTKTHVSRILAKLDLRSRVQAAILAQELGLPVPPPA, from the coding sequence ATGGCCGAGGTGATCCGGGTGCTGCTCGCCGACGACCAGCCGGCGGTGCGGGCCGGGCTGGCGCTGATCCTGGCCGGTGCGGCCGGCGTCGAGGTGGTGGGTGAGGCCGAGGACGGCGCCGAGGCGGTCCGGCTGTGCCGGGAGCTGCGCCCGGACGTCGCGGTGCTGGACGTGCGGATGCCCCGGCTGGACGGCATCTCGGCCACCCGGGAGATCGCCGCCGACCGGCTCGCCGACGTGCTCGTGCTCACCACCTTCGACGTCGACGAGTACGTCTTCGGGGCGCTGCGGGCCGGCGCGGCGGGCTTCGTCCTCAAGGACATCGACGCGGCGGGGCTGGTGGCGGCGGTGCGGACGGTCGCCCGGGGCGAGGGGTTCATCGCCCCGGCGGTCACCCGCCGCCTGATCACCGAGTTCGCGGCGACCGCCCCCACCACCTCCGCCGCGGCCCGGCAGGCGGTCGACGCGCTGACCCCCCGGGAGCGCGACGTGCTGGCCTGCCTCGGGCTCGGCCTGTCCAACCAGCAGGTCGCCGACCGGTTGGCGATGGCCGAGAGCACCACCAAGACCCACGTCAGCCGGATCCTCGCCAAGCTGGACCTGCGCAGCCGGGTGCAGGCCGCCATCCTGGCCCAGGAGCTGGGACTGCCCGTCCCGCCGCCGGCCTGA
- the gltX gene encoding glutamate--tRNA ligase, whose translation MTVRVRFAPSPTGMFHVGGARSALQNWIYAKQQGGVFVLRIEDTDAARNKPEWTEGILSALDWIGIERGGYEGPYFQSEYAGEHRAAAARLHASGRAYHCDCTREAVQARTGSQYQGYDGFCRDRGLPAGEGRALRFRTPDEGETVVVDLIRGEPTFENKLIEDFVIARGDGSPVFLLANVVDDMTMGITHVIRAEEHLPNTPKQQLLWEALGVKPPIWAHVPVVVNEKRQKLSKRRDKVALEAFRDEGYLAAAMRNYLMLLGWAPSGDREIVEWSVIEQEYRLEEVNPSPAFFDEKKLRAFNGEYIRALPVEEFVEACRPWLTGTGTIAPPPWQPEEFDADAFAAVAPLAQTRIALLSEIVPNVDFLFLAAPLIDEAAWAKAMKEGSAELLDAATAAFEALESWDAETLKSTLEAVGAERGLKLGKAQAPVRVAVTGRTVGLPLFESLEVLGRERTLSRLRAARVRLF comes from the coding sequence GTGACGGTACGTGTGCGCTTCGCCCCCTCCCCGACCGGTATGTTCCACGTCGGCGGTGCCCGCTCGGCGCTGCAGAACTGGATCTACGCCAAGCAGCAGGGCGGGGTGTTCGTGCTCCGCATCGAGGACACCGACGCGGCCCGCAACAAGCCGGAGTGGACCGAGGGCATCCTCTCCGCGCTGGACTGGATCGGCATCGAGCGCGGCGGCTACGAGGGCCCGTACTTCCAGTCGGAGTACGCCGGCGAGCACCGGGCCGCCGCCGCGCGGCTGCACGCGTCCGGCCGCGCCTACCACTGCGACTGCACCCGCGAGGCCGTGCAGGCCCGCACCGGCTCGCAGTACCAGGGCTACGACGGCTTCTGCCGGGACCGGGGCCTGCCGGCCGGCGAGGGGCGCGCCCTGCGCTTCCGTACGCCCGACGAGGGCGAGACCGTGGTGGTCGACCTGATCCGTGGCGAGCCGACCTTCGAGAACAAGCTGATCGAGGACTTCGTCATCGCCCGGGGCGACGGCTCGCCGGTCTTCCTGCTCGCCAACGTGGTCGACGACATGACCATGGGCATCACCCACGTGATCCGGGCCGAGGAGCACCTGCCCAACACCCCGAAGCAGCAGCTGCTCTGGGAGGCTCTCGGGGTCAAGCCGCCGATCTGGGCGCACGTGCCGGTGGTGGTCAACGAGAAGCGGCAGAAGCTCTCCAAGCGCCGCGACAAGGTGGCCCTGGAGGCGTTCCGGGACGAGGGTTACCTGGCCGCCGCGATGCGCAACTACCTGATGCTGCTCGGCTGGGCGCCGTCGGGCGACCGGGAGATCGTCGAGTGGTCGGTGATCGAGCAGGAGTACCGGCTGGAGGAGGTCAACCCCTCCCCGGCGTTCTTCGACGAGAAGAAGCTCCGCGCGTTCAACGGCGAGTACATCCGGGCGCTGCCCGTCGAGGAGTTCGTCGAGGCCTGCCGGCCGTGGCTGACGGGCACCGGCACCATCGCCCCGCCGCCGTGGCAGCCGGAGGAGTTCGACGCGGACGCCTTCGCGGCCGTGGCCCCGCTGGCGCAGACCCGGATCGCGCTGCTCAGCGAGATCGTGCCGAACGTCGACTTCCTCTTCCTCGCCGCGCCCCTGATCGACGAGGCCGCCTGGGCCAAGGCGATGAAGGAGGGCTCGGCGGAGCTGCTGGACGCCGCCACGGCGGCGTTCGAGGCGCTGGAGTCGTGGGACGCCGAGACGCTGAAGTCGACGTTGGAGGCGGTCGGCGCCGAGCGCGGGCTCAAGCTCGGCAAGGCCCAGGCGCCGGTCCGCGTCGCGGTCACCGGCCGTACCGTCGGACTGCCGCTGTTCGAGTCGCTGGAGGTACTCGGCCGCGAGCGCACCCTGAGCCGGCTGCGCGCCGCCCGGGTCCGCCTGTTCTGA
- a CDS encoding sensor histidine kinase, whose amino-acid sequence MAGWVGAGTGGRDVMLACASLVGGAVLYGLGTQPQLSWHPDLPEPLFLLPLAVVCTAVGLRRVATRASLALGTVAVVADLAMGGSLATVLVYTQVLYDACVFGSARTWRRLLQVTIGLSVLGTAVGVLLRGDWRGVGIGAPVVLAGVLPVLTGVSVRQYRDQAVAERARAEQTARLVELDRRQAVGAERARMARELHDVIANHLSAVAIHATAALSVPGLDRSQVESALRVIRESSVQGLGEMRQMIGLLREPAEGGAAVDATDETTRARLSEVDALVDRVRAAGLTVRATRRGEPRALPVGVDLAAYRIVQESLTNALKHGAGEADLLVAYEPAGVVVGVENPVGAGRGTLTGAGAGLIGMRERAALLNGRFAAGPAEGRWRVRVELPTEVAS is encoded by the coding sequence GTGGCTGGGTGGGTGGGGGCCGGGACGGGCGGGCGGGACGTCATGCTGGCGTGCGCCTCCCTGGTTGGCGGGGCGGTCCTGTACGGCCTGGGCACGCAGCCGCAACTGTCCTGGCACCCGGACCTGCCGGAACCGCTGTTCCTGCTGCCGCTGGCGGTGGTCTGCACGGCGGTGGGCCTGCGCCGGGTCGCCACCCGGGCCAGCCTGGCGCTCGGCACGGTGGCGGTGGTGGCCGACCTCGCGATGGGCGGCTCGCTGGCCACCGTCCTCGTCTACACCCAGGTGCTCTACGACGCGTGCGTGTTCGGCTCGGCCCGGACCTGGCGCCGGCTGCTCCAGGTCACGATCGGATTGAGCGTCCTCGGCACGGCGGTGGGGGTGCTGCTGAGGGGCGACTGGCGGGGCGTGGGCATCGGGGCGCCCGTGGTGCTGGCCGGGGTGCTGCCGGTGCTCACCGGGGTCAGCGTGCGGCAGTACCGGGACCAGGCGGTCGCCGAACGGGCCCGGGCCGAGCAGACGGCCCGGCTGGTGGAGCTGGACCGCCGGCAGGCCGTCGGCGCGGAGCGGGCCCGGATGGCCCGGGAGCTGCACGACGTGATCGCCAACCACCTGAGCGCGGTGGCCATCCACGCCACGGCCGCGCTCTCCGTGCCCGGGCTCGACCGGTCGCAGGTCGAGTCGGCGCTGCGGGTGATCCGGGAGAGCAGCGTGCAGGGGCTGGGCGAGATGCGGCAGATGATCGGCCTGCTGCGGGAACCGGCGGAGGGCGGGGCGGCCGTCGACGCCACCGACGAGACGACCCGGGCGCGGCTCAGCGAGGTCGACGCCCTCGTGGACCGGGTGCGCGCCGCCGGGCTGACCGTCCGGGCGACCCGACGCGGCGAGCCCCGCGCGCTGCCGGTCGGGGTGGACCTGGCCGCGTACCGGATCGTGCAGGAGTCGCTGACCAACGCGCTCAAGCACGGCGCCGGCGAGGCCGACCTGCTGGTCGCGTACGAGCCGGCAGGGGTGGTGGTGGGCGTGGAGAACCCGGTCGGCGCCGGCCGGGGCACCCTGACCGGCGCGGGCGCCGGCCTGATCGGGATGCGGGAGCGGGCGGCGCTGCTGAACGGCCGGTTCGCCGCCGGCCCGGCGGAGGGCCGCTGGCGGGTACGGGTGGAGCTGCCGACGGAGGTGGCGTCGTGA